cttgatgaagaatccATTGACGTCCACAACGTCACGTGGAAGTGGCTCAAGGGTAACAATGCATTGGTGGTGTATTTGCCTAAACTTGATGTTGCTGTGACTTCTCCCTTAACTAAGGAGGAAAAGAGGAAATTTAAGAAACAACAGGTGACTGAAAAAATCCATAAATCAAAACAGAGGAGACttgagaagaagttgaagaaacgaGCTGAAAGGGAATTGGCTCATaaacaaagagaagaggCCAGAATATCGAGAAAGGAAAGGAAAAATCGCCACAAATATGGCTATCAAAACCCAGAGAAATCGGTTTTAGCCACTGAAGATAGcgatcttgaagttgagcCGATTTTTGGAGTGCCTGCTTCTCCAGTGTTGGAGCCAGTTGTTGCTCCAGTATCTAGCAGCACTGATTCCGAGTACGAAACACCCAGtgaatcagaagaagaggaagaaacTAGTAGTCCTTCAATAACTCCGACACATACCATTTCTttagaagaaattgagGACGAAGAGTTTGTAAACTACAACAAACGTTTAGCAGATTCGCAAGATTGTTTGTAAACACTAGGAAACGAGGCTCTAGATAGACACTTACATATTTTAATTATTATGACATGATGCTTTATTAAACTTGTTTTTCGTAGATATTTTACAATAGTTTTCGTTATTGCAAATTCTAAATATGATTTGCACCAGTAGAGGTTATCCAAAAAGAAATATTACACTAAATAATTATGCGCTATATAACGGATATTAAATCAACAATATGTTGCACAAACCTGGTTAGGAATAGTAATGAGATTGTGCCGCAGAGTCACGTGAATACACTATCtatatttttcattaaTAAGAATGCATTTTTGCAATGAACCTTCTTACAGAATTGTCCTCTTAGATCAGAACGTGTAGTTCATAATTTTTTCTGCTTTTTCTCAACTCATTTGCTTTATCCAGTATTGCTATAGCAAACTAGACTAATTCACCATGGCTCCTTCCCAAGAAAGTGCCAATGGTAACCAGCTTGACACGTCTGGATCCGATGCAGAGGGTGGATTCATCGTCAATGATCCAAGCTacaacaaaagaagaacaagaagaacttccaCAAAGGACACGTCATATCATGAGTCTACAGACGATGATGAGTTATTCGAAGATTTTAGCGAAGCGAAAACACCTGCAAAACGTACTCGAGCCACGCGCTCCAAAGTTACCAAaaggaagacgaagttAGAACAAGATAACGGAGACTCAGAATTCGTGCTAAAGATTACAGAAAACGAAGATGACGCAGACGACGACTTTGaaattctttctttcaatacGGTTGACAAAAATGGCTCCTCGAAAGATATGGCAATCGAATTGTCAGAAGACGAtcttgatttggaagacgaCTTACCTTTATCAAGTAGAGGTGCAAACAAGAAAGGTAAAGTAACCAAGAAAAAGccgaggaagaagaaggagcCCAAAGTTAAAGTTCCATATTTCACGCGTATCACCAACCGTTTGTACGAGTTTCACCCTCACTTGAAAGATGTATTCCCCTATTTGGCGTCTTTGGAACGGATTCCAGTAGAACGCTCTCCACAACCTCCTTCAATGAATATCAAACTCTTGCCGTTCCAGCTTGAAGGTTTGAACtggttgaagaaacaagaagatggtgAGTTTCAAGGTGGAATATTGGCCGATGAAATGGGTATGGGTAAAACCATCCAGACAATCGGGTTATTCACCAGTGACTTGACTAAGCGGCCCAATTTGGTAGTTGGTCCAACTGTTGCGTTGATGCAATGGAAAAATGAAATCGAAAAACATACAGAACCGGGATTGTTGAAAGTGTTGTTGTACCATGGAGCCAACAGAACTACTGATGTCAAAGAGTTAAGTAAATATGACGTCATATTGACATCGTACTCCGTTCTTGAATCTGTATATCGTAAAGAAAACCATGGATTTAAGAGAAAAAGCGGATTGGTAAAGGAAAAGTCAGCACTACATGCAGTGGAATTCTACAGAGTGATTTTGGATGAAGCTCACAACATCAAGGACAGAACATCTGGAACAGCTAAAGCAGCGAATAACTTAAGATGTAAGAAGAGATGGTGTTTGTCAGGAACACCATTACaaaacagaattggtgAAATGTACTCCTTAATTCGATTCATGAAAATGGAGCCTTTTCACCAATACTTCTGTACCAAGTGTGATTGTAAGAGTGACGAATGGAAGTTTTCTGATTGGAGACACTGTGACCAATGTGGGCATGCACCAATGGTTCACACCAATTTCTTTAACCATTTcatgttgaagaatattcaaaaatttgGTATTGAGGGTGACGGTCTAGTAAGTTTTCAGAATATTAGGCTACTTTTGCAAAATGTAATGTtaagaagaaccaaaattgaaagagcTGATGACTTGGGACTACCACCAAGAATAGTAGAGATCAGAAGGGACAGGTttaacgaagaagaaaaggatttGTATACATCGCTATACAGTGATTCCAAGAGAAAGTTTAACGATTATGTCGCTGAAGGTGTCGTGTTGAATAACTATGCCAATATCTTTACTTTGATAACAAGAATGAGACAGCTTGCTGATCATCCGGATTTGGTATTAAAAAGAGTTGGCACGAATCAAATTTCCAGTGAAATCGAAGGAGTGATAATGTGTCAGCTTTGTGACGATGAAGCTGAAGAGCCGATTGAATCTAAGTGTCACCATAGATTTTGCAGGATGTGTATTCTGGAATACGTAGAGTCATTTATGGGcgaagagaagaatttaCAGTGTCCGGTTTGCCATATTGGATTATCTATTGATTTGGAGCAGACTGCccttgaagttgacgaaGAGTTGTTTTCAAAGGCTTCTATCGTCAATAGAATCAAGATGGGTTCGCATGGAGGTGAATGGAGATCTTCTACAAAGATCGAAGCTTTAGTAGAAGAACTCTACAAGTTAAGATCAGACAAACATACGATCAAATCCATTGTCTTCTCACAATTTACTTCgatgttggacttgatcGAATGGAGACTAAAGAGAGCTGGGTTCCAGACAGTGAAAT
This window of the Scheffersomyces stipitis CBS 6054 chromosome 6, complete sequence genome carries:
- a CDS encoding predicted protein, with protein sequence MLDFYYPNKSYPFVVENGILSDLINRFDRSAIIPSQQELYRIRQQQERERYARRQAALREREYERICRQQAYHQLSRPSHLKQLETSQDYQIQVFKRYGDFNNYQIRVVKNSDEVFLKIHSDEDDFDRSFHLDEESIDVHNVTWKWLKGNNALVVYLPKLDVAVTSPLTKEEKRKFKKQQVTEKIHKSKQRRLEKKLKKRAERELAHKQREEARISRKERKNRHKYGYQNPEKSVLATEDSDLEVEPIFGVPASPVLEPVVAPVSSSTDSEYETPSESEEEEETSSPSITPTHTISLEEIEDEEFVNYNKRLADSQDCL
- the RAD16 gene encoding nucleotide excision repair protein (go_function DNA binding; ATP binding; nucleic acid binding; helicase activity), translating into MAIELSEDDLDLEDDLPLSSRGANKKGKVTKKKPRKKKEPKVKVPYFTRITNRLYEFHPHLKDVFPYLASLERIPVERSPQPPSMNIKLLPFQLEGLNWLKKQEDGEFQGGILADEMGMGKTIQTIGLFTSDLTKRPNLVVGPTVALMQWKNEIEKHTEPGLLKVLLYHGANRTTDVKELSKYDVILTSYSVLESVYRKENHGFKRKSGLVKEKSALHAVEFYRVILDEAHNIKDRTSGTAKAANNLRCKKRWCLSGTPLQNRIGEMYSLIRFMKMEPFHQYFCTKCDCKSDEWKFSDWRHCDQCGHAPMVHTNFFNHFMLKNIQKFGIEGDGLVSFQNIRLLLQNVMLRRTKIERADDLGLPPRIVEIRRDRFNEEEKDLYTSLYSDSKRKFNDYVAEGVVLNNYANIFTLITRMRQLADHPDLVLKRVGTNQISSEIEGVIMCQLCDDEAEEPIESKCHHRFCRMCISEYVESFMGEEKNLQCPVCHIGLSIDLEQTALEVDEELFSKASIVNRIKMGSHGGEWRSSTKIEALVEELYKLRSDKHTIKSIVFSQFTSMLDLIEWRLKRAGFQTVKLQGSMSPQQRDNTIKYFMDNTEVEVFLVSLKAGGVALNLCEASQVFLMDPWWNPSVEWQSMDRVHRIGQKRPIRITRFCIEDSIEMKIIELQEKKANMIHATINHDDGAVNRLTPDDLQFLFMN